From Pan troglodytes isolate AG18354 chromosome 1, NHGRI_mPanTro3-v2.0_pri, whole genome shotgun sequence:
TTCCAGGAACGCATGTGTCTTTTCAATGAGCAGATGCAGGTTCAAtgaaattttcttatattttatctctgaattttttttctgttctatatGTTCTATTCTCTTCTTCAGGAACAAAAATTACACATTTGTTCTTTTATGTCttcaatttttatcattttctctttaaCCACTTAAATATAATTGctattttccttgttttgttgTGATTTCCTCAAGCCAATTCACCATGCCACACGATTTTCTTAGTAAtattatttctccctttaattaTTTCTACTCTCTCATTTCaatgctaatttctttctttttctttctacaatTCTGCCAGATCCCCTTATTATTTCGTCTCTGAGCTCTTTTTGGGAGAGGGGCATGGAGTGGATATCACGTTATCTgtaatttatttgaataaatggaGAACAATTTTTCTGATCTCCTCCCCTTATTCCCTGGCTTTTCCTATTGAGCTGtttatctgcttttctttttttctatgctAATCCTCCCCTTATTTTTGCAATGTTTATTCATAGGTATTGTGGTGATtcaattttaatttgtaatacaaaaaaattttgtgTTTCAATGAAAATCAAtgcattgtttccttttttttttttttttttgagacagcgtctctgtcacccaggcttgagtgcagtggtgccatctcggctcactgcaacctctgcctcccgggatcaagcaattcttgtgcctcagcctcccaagtagctgggattacaggtgcccgccaccacacctggctaatttttgtatttttagtagagacggggtttcactatgttggccaggctagtctcgaacctcacctcaggtgatacacctgcctcggcctcccaaagtgcaaattacagacatgagccaccgcacccagccacattcTTCTAGATTATCAGATTCTAGACCTGTTCATTGTCTTAATTCTATCTTCTGAAGTTTTTGGAAGCAATAATAGTTTTAAATAAGATATGATCAATCAATCATGTATTTACTATTGACTATGAATTTACTATGACATAATACTATATTCTAGAACCTTAAAAAGGTTTAAAGTCAAAGTCATTACTCCCAAATCCAGGATTCCACCTGCAGATTTCTTTTTGCTCCACCTTGTCCCTAAAATTTCCTCTCCAGCTGTCTTCATGGGGTCCTTGGGCTACAGGGCAGGGCCTTGAGGTTGCTCATAAACTTCTACTTTCATAACCTGCTTATATGTCTATACTGTCTGTTCCTTGGTTCCAAGATAGCCTGAAATGACTGTCCTCAAGTAGGATACATATCTGATCCACTATTATTGTGCATACTCTTTTGTTTCATATTCACTTACTTTTGTAAAAGTTCTCAGTGACTTTAGAGACTGATTCTTGACTTAGGGAAGTACACGATCCAGATATAAACAGAACAAGATAATGCTGGAGCTGGAAGGGATTGTTTATTCCAGGGTTGTCAACTGGCCCCGTGGGCAAAGGTCAACAGACCTGCTTTGTTTGGCTCTCATATGGTTGAAAGAAATTGATTTCCGTGCTCATTTCCCAGTTCAAATTGTCCTACAAGAGACCACTCCACTTATTCACATCTAACTAAACCCTATAAGCGTTGGGATTTAGTTTAAggcccccattttatagataaactgTGGTTTGGAAGAGAGACATATATTCGCGATCACAAAGatttaaaatggagacaataacatTTGCTAAGCATTTGTGGCAGGCCCCATTCCAAATGCATCACATAtcttaactaatttaatcctcaaatcccggagaaaagaaaacaaaggctcTGACACTGTAGGCTAAATGTCACCCAGCCAGTTTGAGGCAGAGACAGCCAGTTCTAGTGTGGCTTAACTCTTAACCCTTTGCTCTTCCCACCATAATAAACTGCCATGAGCCGTGGCTGGAGTCATATAAACGGGCACATCTCAGGAAACAACATTTACCTGAATTTTCTCTTGCATCAGATGCTTCTCTAGTCTCAGTTGAGACTCCTGGTTCTAAATTATTGCAGTAAGGCCTTAGGATAAAATTTCCCAAAGCGTGGTCCTTGGTCccctgggttgagaaccactcTGCCCTACTGCCCTTTCATGTACAGTGGGCCACAGAATAGGACTGTCTAGTTTGTGCACTGCACAAAGGCACACAACTAAGAGGACAAGAACGGGCTAAATTCCAGCCTGTCTTGATTCTGAGAGACCGTGGGGCTATGTTTTCTTACAAAGAaggggcatctttttttttttcaatttctacaAAGCCACCCCATGGGTGAGAAGTGGTCCTGTCCTTCAGGTGAAGCTGCGTAAATTCCTGGGCTCTAGAGGAGTTACAGGTGATGACTTAGCTAAGTTAATCATCACATTCCATCCTCCTTGCTACCTTAATCTGTTGGAGAATGAGCACATAACTCATGTAGGGCCTTTCCTGGCCAATGGGGCTTAACTTGGAGGCTCCTGTTTAAGGGTTGTGGATCTCTTTCCTGGTAGAGGTGAGGCTGGACCTGCTTCAGCCACCTTGCATTAGACGGGGCCAGAAAATGAAGCTAATCCCCAGCAAAAAATAGCCACAAAATAGAGGAAAGTCCCGTCTGGTAACTTTGTTGAGCTGTTGGTCAAGTTATACCTGAAGCTCAAATATACTTATGGAGTGTGGAGTGACACAAAcccatacattttttttaatggtgaaacAGTCTGGCTGTCAGTTGTGACCAAAGGAGGAGGGGAAGCATAGCACCTATTCCATACACACTCCAACACATCCCTGTTCCCTGTGCCCCTTCCTGGCTTTATGTTTTCACCACAGCTCTTGTCATCCTCTCATACTATGTCCTTTACTTATTTAGTTTGTTGTTTGTCTACATCCTCTCCCCATCCGTGATGAAATGGATACTCTATGATTGCAAGgaattttatctattttgctCACTGATGGATTCTCAGCTTCCAAAATGAGTTCTTGGCGCACAGCATGCATTCAATAAAGATATGTTGAATGATATATCCACTCAGTGAATTATCGAggattattaaaattttacatacatAAATGAAAATCATGACAGTTCTAGAATTAACTCTGTACTATCCCAGGCTTCCAATAAGATGGGTGACTGCTTATCCATGCCTTTCCCAGCGTATGTGCACATGCAGACTGTCAGCATTTCAGCGATTTCAGGGAGGGAGCCTTGTTATTATTACATTGCCAAGATGGTCTTAAGTTGGTGATCCTTTTCAATTggaactatttttaaatatattgtatatatttttatatattgtaaatatttatagaatgacTTGACTTTATTTTGTCTCAGTAGATTTGCTATctgtaatttttttgatttttattttgctcatCTCTACTTCTTTGCTATCATGAGGTATTTTTCCTcttgaaaaagcaaataaattaggAGAGGGAGGTGGGCCATGatgttccttttttttaactttcatatgTGCCACAGTCAGAAAAAACTGAGAGCTTCTACCTTTCTGAGATATTCTCAGCCatgtttcctttgcatttttttttcggTTCCTACAGGTAATactacagagtcttgctcagtcacccaggctggagtgcagtggcgcgatctcggctcactgcaagctccgcctcccaggttcacaccattctcctgcctcagcctcctgagtagctgggactacaggcacccgccactacacctggctaatttttttgtatttttagtagagacagggtttcaccatgttagccaggatggtctcgatctcctgaccttgtgatctgcctgcctcggcctccccaagtgctgggattacaggcatgagccaccccaatTTATCTTTTATCTCTATCATGCAGTCtgataattttgtttgtttctctgacAGTGACTTGCCCAGAACCCTCTTAGGAGTTGGTGGTTGCAGTTTTGCTGAAGCTAACTATATGCTTTGAAAGAATGAGCCTTTTCCATTTGCCTGTCACCTTGTCTGAAATATCACTATTAGGAGACTTATCTTTTCGGTTATCCAGCCTTTTTATACTTGAGAGGAGCAATACATTATTTCTAGTGTTTTCCTCTTTGACAACCAAAAGAATGACAAGGGCgtgatgaaggaaggaagaagaaaggaagggagagtaGAAGGAGAACTGGTTAGGGCAGAGGCTCCATGActtccttttcccctttctttttactcttctttcAGCCAGCACTCAATAGCTGCTAAGATGAGAGGGAATGTTCTCAGACTAGGGAATAAGACTTGGTGTGTTTGCCGGTTGGCAGCACATCATGGATGAAGCAAGTGGTGATCTACACAGCCTGAACTGCATGGCCAACCCACATGGCCTCTCTTGTCTGGTGGCATTTCCCTCTAAGGAATGCGAATGTGATCATACCACAGCCATATGCTATAATCATTGAGTCcatatttgtttctgtttacaTGACCACGCAGATTCGTGACCTGGGGAGTCACATATCTGTTTGCAGGCAAAATCACATCCTTATTATTGAAGTAACCACCTCATAAGCCATTGCAAACCTCACAGGGCAAAGAGAGTCACACAAGGCCACACATGTTGTCAGTGGCAGTGGGGAAGAAGAGTGTCCAGGGTCCAGGTCAGCTCCACCATACCTGCTGTGACTGTCATCCCCCTCATAAGCTGAGAAGCACTTACAACTAAATAGCACCCACTCGCCCAACCTTGCTCAGAAGTTGGCAGGCATGTCACCTGCATCTCTCCTCTCCTTGAACCAGTGCTGTTGCTGGGGTGGAGGAGGCAGAGACTCAGATGAAGGAGACGAAGAAGCACTTGGGTGTATTTCTTGGTCTTATTTCACTTTTCCACATTCACCATTACTGAACTGGAACACAGCAACCTCTTATGTACACAATGGTTTATTAAAGGAATGTATGGCCCACATCAACCTAGCAAGGATTCTACTGGTAAACCTTCCCATGGCCAAAGGAAAAACAAGCAGGAGTTGAGTggctggggtggggtgcaggcaatggagagagggcagaagggtGTAGAAGCTGAAGGGGGCTAGAAGCTTACTcctgagtttcttccttctgtcttcaaATCTTTACTTCTTATGGCCAAAGACCCAGCTGTTTCATAGGCTGGAGATGCACTCTTCTAGACTGCTCGAGACAGCCAGTGacaggggaggagggaagaaggataCTGTGGAAAGGGATGGCGGGGCAAACATTTAGAGCTAGAAGCCACTACTTGGGCCAATGCTAAAGTTTCTGTCTCTAAGCCTAAAAAAGCCAGTGTAGTAGGGCCCTTATTACTCTTAGTTTGCTAGGTTTCCCCTCTGAAATAATGAGCAGATTTAGCCAGGCTAGCAGAAAGGAAGAGGACGGGGCTGTGCAGGAGTTAGCAGAATCTTGATTCTTGCTCTATGGTCGGTACTTGCACAGGAAGTGTTGGCGCTTGTTGCATTCGTTGCTGCTCCAAGTTAAAAAGtctgtaagaaaataaacagatattTAAATCCATTCAGTACTATACTGAGCTTGCCAGAGTTATCTGGGTGTTTTTCTTGGAAGCATAGATAAGGCGATATGATGGTTGactttatgtgtcaacttagCTAGACTATGATGTACAGTTGTTTGATTGCTGCGAAGGTGTTTTTTAGCTGTGATTAACGTTTAacaatcagtagactttgagtaaagcagatggccctccatCATGTGTGTGGGCCTCTCCAATCaattgaaggccttaagagaaaagaCCTGTCTCCCAAAGAggaagaaattctgcctccagACCGCCTTTGGACTCAAGACAACAACATTAAGTCCTGCAAGAATTTCCAGGCTGCTGGCCTGTCCTGCGGTTTTGAGACTTCACAGCCCCcacaattgcatgagccaattcctcaaagtaaatctctgtctctctatatatacatccAACTActtctgtttccctggagaaccGTAATACAGATACTAACTTTCCcaatgaaagaaaaacactttaaatGTCACACACCATGGCAAAAGCTCCACTCCAGCACTGCTTTTGAGGAAAGGCAGGGGTTGACATGAATCAACTGAGAATGAGGGGCTCTTGTGTTGAGGCAGGATGCAGTGAGGATCTGAGTGTGGCCTGTCCTCAAGCCCACAGCTGAGGCTCTAAGAAGCTCCTGTTCAAAGTTCAAAGAACTGAAAGCTGCTAAAGCCATTCACATCCCAACAGGCCATCTGCTTATGAAAAAGGAGAGAGCCCAAGGCGGAGGTGGCCTTTTGAAGGACTGAAGTATTTTTGAGGTGAGATCCAACTATTTCCCTCCCAGAAGCCAAGCTCCACAGCATCACTTGTCTTCCATGGGTGTCTGCAGCAGAGCGAGGAGTTGTTCCCTGGCTAGGTGTCTGCTTGGGCCCTGACCTGCAGATCTGGCCCTGTTCCCAGTGCGTGTGGGTGGGTGAGAAccctggggagaggaggggatgAGGTGTGCCCCTCCCACTCCTGGTTCTCAGGAGCCACAGAGGATGGGGCCTGCCCATGCCTGCATCCATAGTGCTCAGCGCAGGAGCCACAGAGTATAAATGAAACAGGGCCTGCAAGCTTGTGGGTACTTTCACAGTGTGGGGCAAAGAGAATACGGCACAAGGCCATGGGCCAGGCTTGAGACTGACTCTCTCATCAGCAGGTCCTTTTGAGGTTGCTGCCCATTGAGCCTGTGGATAAGCTAGAATAGCAGCTTCAAACAGTCAAGCACAGCCCAGCTCACTATAGGCACTAAGCGAGAGGTCTGCTTTTCCCACCTCATCAGAGGCAGAGTGCAGGGAAGGGTGAGTGAGAAACCttactttcccttttctccaggCCACGGAGCCATTAGCCTAGCTTGCACGTGATAAGCATGCCACATGTATTCAGATGATTAGGGCgattatttcctcctttttataAAGAGGCatttgaggcacagagaagtcagAGATCTGCACAGGGTCACACAGCTCAGCTAGGAGGAGCTGGAATTCTACCCTGGGCATTCAGAACGCAGAACCCATGCTCTTGACCTCAACGTATACTGAATATGAAATTTCTTTTCCAACTGCAAAACCCAAGTTATCATTATTAAATGTCTCAAAGTGGACCAGCAAAACATCAGGAAACATTGCAAGCTGCAATTTTCCAGAGTCACAAAACACATTTTGATGTAAAGGGGAGAGTCAGAAAGGGTGAGAGAGggacacacaaaataaaatgctcTGGAATTCTTTCTAAAGAGTTATAAAAAAGGAACAGCCCTGTCACAAAGAGAGAACAAGAATGTGTGTGTGGCTGTATATTGGGGCATTAATatacattttgaattaaaaaaatagaaactgacTGGGGAGCAAAATCCATTGTACTGATGTGGCTGAGGGGGATGGGCTTTTAAATTCTACCTTCCACCAGTTTCTCTCAAATCCTTGCTTCATTCCTTGTGCTTTTCTGCCTTGAGAGCCTGTGTTCTGACAGCCACGAGCTGGGTAAGTAACcatgggaaaggaaaggaaccCAAAGACATGCTGTTCTCAGAGAGCTTCAGGCTTCTGGTTCCCATCCACACAACAGAGGCAACTTCGCTACTGAATTTTGCTGATGTGATCATCGACTCACAGGGAAAGGACTTTCGTTTGAGGACTTTGTCCAATGGGAATGTCAGAATCTGGGGAATGTGAGGGACTTAGGGAGGCATCTGGTCTACTGCTCCCAAAGCAGGTCTGGCCTCCagtcccagaaattctgatgcTGCAGGTCTGAAAACGAATCCCTGATATTGGTATTTTTACAATGTTCCTCATTTGATTCTTTTGTGCCATGGAGCCTCGCTTCTAACACTTAATGCGTCAACTGCAATAACAACTACAATGTCCACCTTTTGCTTGGTTAACTCTGGTTATAAGGTTTCTCATTACTTCCTGGGGTAGCTCATTATGTGTTTGAGCAGTGCtaactgtttaaaattttttccttgatTGAAGTAAAAATCCACTTGTTGATAGCCTCTACCTATTGGTTTTGGTTGCGTTTTTTCCATTTGAGCCAACTTCTGCCTTGAACAGCAGCAGCTGTGCTCTCGCTGGTCTGTGAAAATCCCCTCTATGGCTGTTTATCTCTGAGGGCTTTCCTCAGAGTGTGTCTTCTCATGCCTGCCCTTTGCCTCATGCTGTTAGAAAgttttctcactctctctttccttcttataAGTTTATTCCTCTGACAACAGTAAACTGCCCCCATGTCCTGCTGGGGGTGACCAAGTCCCTCCCTACCCCAGCCCAATAGCTGAGACCTCAGCCCAGGCCTGCTCCAGGCCGACTTCTTGGCTGGCAGGGGGTCCTGGTGTCACTATGATGGCCTATTAGACCCACTGGGATATTCTCAAGTATACGACCTTTGGCACTGAGTATTCTTTAATATTCTGTGATCTTGTACAGCTGAAGTTTTCTACACCGCTTATTAATCATGGTTCTCACCAGGGGCTGAATTTGCCCCCCACAGGAAACACTTGGCTAtgcctggagatatttttgattgtcacGACCTGGGAGGAGGAGTGCTACTGGCACCTACTGATTAGAGACCAGGGATGCCGCTCAACCTCCTGCAATGTACAGGATAGCCCCTACAACCAAGAAGTATCCAGCCCAAGATGTCACCAGTATGAATGCTGAAAAGTCTAACTCATGAGCATAAAGACAAAGAATGAAAGCAGGCCAGAGAAAGGAGAAGGCTCACGCGAGTGTGTGCAGCCTGCGCTGAGCTTCGGGCCACCACATTCTGGGGACAGGATTCAGGGAAACAGACAGAAGGGAAGAACTCAGGCAAAGACCGGCTTTCCAGGGCTCACGGCAAACCCTCATTTTAAAGAAGTCAGAAGAGATTTATCTGTTTTCACCACATATATTTACTCCCTGTGGTCTGGGCTTCCCAAAATGGGATATATATCCCTCTCATGGTAtagaatgtgattttaaaataagtgtatttcagaaaaaaatgaatggatttaaagaaaatattgagtAAATAACAGAACAGCTGGTACATTGATATGACAAAGACTGTAAAGTGATTACAAAGGACTGAAGGTTGGTAACCAATGTCTGTGGCAAGGCCACTGCCTTGCTGGAGAAAAGAGTTGTTGGTGTGGAATGAGGAGGGCAGTGGTCCCCTGTGCCTATTTTTGTGCTTACTAGGTAAAGGGAAGAGTCTGCGCATTGGGAAGTGGTGAGGGGTGGTGCATTATAACTTACTGTTATTGGAGCTCATATCAGCACAGTGCTTGTTCCCACCCATGGACTTGCCAGACCAGGATCTGTACAGATACATGGCCCCATCAATCCACTGCCACTGCTGCCTCTGCAACAACAGGAGATGGAGAAGTGTACAGCTCAGCAACCCACCTGCCACAGCCAAGGAAGTCCCCTCAGTCCCCTTTAAAACATGGTTTTCATTGCAAACATTGGGAAAGTACAGAAATgcttaaagaaggaaaaagagaaagtcatTCCACTCAACCGCTAATAGGAAAACATTACCAATATTActgcaaaaaatagaaatagatgtAAATACTTACTCCATCTGAATGACAGGGCTCTGATTGATAGCAAtgtgaatacataaaaatgtaaaatttctgaTAGTCaaataaatgacattaaaaacgaaataattgtataaaatatttgtaacaacTATGGTAAAGGATTATCTGTTTTTCtgtaacataatatttaaaaagagaaaaagccatAAGATGTTTATAGACAAGTACTAAAGGATGAACACATATGTATTCATGAAAGAGGGTGAACGAATGTGTGGTATCTTCAGCAGTTTTATTAAGAAGCAGGAAGTATGGGGCTTCCCGCTTTATGTTCCCTGTGTTTGTCTGAGTCAACTAAAGAAGCCCCAGCAAGAATCTGTGAACTGAAGACCCCACACCTAGACCTTACCAACCAGCTGTTCCTTACAAAAACCACTCACGTCATTTCTTACAAGAAGGTATTGATGAAAAGAACAGGAAGTTACAGTGAAAAATATCAaggataacaaaaaaaaaattacagcatctaaaaaaaaaaaggctagctGAAAGTTTTCAACTTTAACTCAAGATCCAATGGAGATTTGATTAATCTGTCTCATAATAGGcctgtgtgcatacacacacacacacacacacacacacacacacactttttaagGCTCTAGAAAGCTGGTAATTTTGTGTTCTGCCATTCAGGAGGGCCTTAATTAGACAAAGGTCTATACAATGGAGTCATTTAAATCATATCCTCCACTGAGGGCCAGAACTGGGCCCCTGACCTTGAGACTTTGGTCTCCGTCAGCTGGAGGCACATCTGGAGAAGATCCACCCGCTGTGTCCTTGTTATAGGCTGGGAGGCCATTCCCCAAAAAGAGGATGCCAGCCTGGCTTTCCCAAGAGGGCCTTTGTGGCCAAGTCTGAGGTTACCTTCTGTGGGTCGTGCAGGCCAATCCATATCGGCTGGCTTCTCTGATAGCCACTTATGTACTCTGCTATGGTGCTGGCTTCCTTTAAACTCAGGATAGATGCCAGGTGGGCTCCGTTTCCGTAAGACTGACACTCGAGCTATATACAAGGAGAGGTCCTGTTAATTATGCCTGCATGTTTAAAGCACAGCCCTCCCCTCAGAACGCTAGCATGCCAAGAAGGAGGGACTCACGCAGCCCCCACTTCCTCCACACATCGTGCTCTAAGCACCACAGAAGGCTTCCTGCCACCCTGGGAAAAAACACAACTGCTGCAGCGTTCGGTCTCAGAGAAAGAGGCAATACAAGGCCAGGGCAAGAGATTTAGGGTCTGAGGACGTGCTCGGGGTCCTGGTCTTGCCTCTCAGTGGTGTACGTGACCTtgacaagtcacttcacctctctgaggctcagtttcttcatctgtaaaataattacTGCTACCTAGGACCTGTCATGAGGCCTATTGTATTATAGTACTGCATTTCAACAGATCTAAGAAACTGCTGATTGTAAAATGTGCCATTATTTTGT
This genomic window contains:
- the REG4 gene encoding regenerating islet-derived protein 4 produces the protein MASRSMRLLLLLSCLAKTGVLGDIIMRPSCAPGWFYHKSNCYGYFRKLRNWSDAELECQSYGNGAHLASILSLKEASTIAEYISGYQRSQPIWIGLHDPQKRQQWQWIDGAMYLYRSWSGKSMGGNKHCADMSSNNNFLTWSSNECNKRQHFLCKYRP